Proteins encoded in a region of the Arvicanthis niloticus isolate mArvNil1 chromosome 16, mArvNil1.pat.X, whole genome shotgun sequence genome:
- the Gatad2a gene encoding transcriptional repressor p66-alpha isoform X5, with protein sequence MKSEKRPPSPDVIVLSDSEQPSSPRVNGLTTVALKDTSTEALLKSSPEERERMIKQLKEELRLEEAKLVLLKKLRQSQIQKEATAQKPTASSGSTVTTPPPLVRGTQNIPAGKTSLQTSSTRIPGSIIPPPLVRGGQQVSAKLGPQASSQVVMPPLVRGAQQIHNIRQHSSTGPPPLLLAPRASVPSMQIQGQRIIQQGLIRVANVPNTSLLVNIPQPATASLKGTTVASAQANSTPTSVASVVASAESPASRQAAAKLALRKQLEKTLLEIPPPKPPAPEMNFLPSAANNEFIYLVGLEEVVQNLLETQAGRISATAAAAVLSREPYMCVQCKTDFTCRWREKGGAVMCENCMTSNQKKALKVEHTSRLKAAFVKALQQEQEMEQRLLQQGVGTASIKAEPAAPHPTLKQVIKPRRKLAFRPGEARDWNNGTSLQASSQLSRGSAATPRGVLHTFSQSPKLQNAASATALVSRTGRHSERVMGTGKGTASNWKKTPLSTGGTLAFVSPSLAAVHKTSSAVDRQREYLLDMIPPRSIPQSATWK encoded by the exons ATGAAGTCTGAGAAGAGACCTCCCTCACCTGATGTGATTGTGCTCTCTGACAGTGAGCAGCCATCAAGCCCAAGGGTGAATGGTCTGACCACAGTGGCCTTGAAAGACACCAGCACTGAGGCACTCTTG AAAAGCAGCCCGGAAGAGCGAGAGCGGATGATCAAGCAGCTGAAGGAGGAATTGAGGCTAGAGGAAGCAAAACTGGTCTTGTTGAAGAAGCTGCGACAGAGTCAAATACAGAAGGAAGCCACTGCGCAGAAG CCTACAGCTTCCTCGGGGAGCACTGtgaccacccctcccccactcgtGCGGGGTACCCAGAACATTCCTGCTGGCAAGACATCACTTCAG ACCTCCTCCACTCGAATACCCGGCAGCATCATCCCACCACCACTGGTCCGAGGTGGGCAGCAGGTGTCTGCCAAACTGGGACCACAGGCCAGCTCTCAAGTAGTCATGCCACCACTTGTCAGGGGGGCCCAG CAGATTCACAACATCAGACAGCATTCCTCTACGGGGCCACCACCTCTCCTCCTGGCCCCCCGTGCCTCAGTGCCCAGCATGCAGATTCAGGGACAGAGGATCATTCAGCAGGGACTTATCCGTGTCGCCAATGTCCCCAACACCAGTCTGCTCGTCAACATCCCTCAG CCTGCCACAGCCTCCCTGAAGGGGACAACAGTTGCCTCTGCTCAGGCAAACTCCACTCCCACTAGTGTGGCTTCTGTGGTGGCGTCTGCTGAGTCTCCAGCTAGTCGACAGGCTGCTGCCAAGCTAGCACTGCGTAAGCAGCTGGAGAAGACACTGCTGGAGATCCCCCCTCCCAAGCCCCCCGCTCCAGAGATGAACTTCCTGCCCAGTGCTGCCAACAATGAGTTCATCTACCTGGTTGGCCTGGAAGAAGTGGTGCAGAACCTGCTGGAGACACAAG CGGGCAGGATTTCTGCTACTGCAGCTGCTGCCGTGTTATCCCGGGAGccctacatgtgtgtgcagtgtaagACAGACTTCACATGCCGCTGGCGAGAGAAGGGTGGAGCCGTCATGTGTGAGAACTGCATGACATCCAACCAAAAGAAGGCACTCAAGGTGGAGCATACCAGTCGCCTGAAGGCTGCCTTCGTGAAAGCGCTACAGCAAGAGCAGGAGATGGAGCAGCGACTGCTGCAGCAGGGTGTGGGCACCGCCAGCATCAAGGCTGAGCCTgcagccccacatcccacactgaAGCAG GTCATAAAGCCCAGACGTAAGTTGGCGTTCCGCCCAGGAGAGGCCCGTGACTGGAATAACGGGACCTCACTACAG GCTTCCAGCCAGCTGTCCCGGGGCTCAGCCGCAACACCTCGTGGTGTTCTGCACACTTTCAGCCAGTCACCCAAACTGCAGAACGCAGCCTCAGCTACGGCCCTGGTAAGCAGGACTGGCAGACATTCCGAGAGAGTCATGGGCACCGGCAAGGGCACCGCCTCCAACTGGAAAAAGACGCCTCTGAGCACAG GCGGGACCCTTGCCTTCGTCAGCCCAAGCCTGGCAGCAGTGCACAAGACCTCCTCGGCTGTGGACCGACAGCGAGAATACCTCCTGGACATGATTCCTCCACGCTCCATCCCCCAGTCAGCCACATGGAAATAG
- the Tssk6 gene encoding testis-specific serine/threonine-protein kinase 6 yields the protein MSGDKLLSELGYKLGRTIGEGSYSKVKVATSKKYKGTVAIKVVDRRRAPPDFVNKFLPRELSILRGVRHPHIVHVFEFIEVCNGKLYIVMEAAATDLLQAVQRNGRIPGSQARELFSQIAGAVRYLHDHHLVHRDLKCENVLLSPDERRVKLTDFGFGRQAHGYPDLSTTYCGSAAYASPEVLLGIPYDPKKYDVWSLGVVLYVMVTGCMPFDDSDIAGLPRRQKRGVLYPDGLELSERCKSLIAELLQFSPSARPSAGQVARNGWLRAGDSG from the coding sequence ATGTCGGGCGACAAACTCCTGAGCGAACTTGGCTATAAGCTGGGTCGCACGATAGGTGAGGGCAGCTACTCCAAGGTGAAGGTGGCCACCTCCAAGAAGTATAAAGGGACGGTGGCCATCAAGGTAGTGGACCGCCGGCGAGCGCCTCCGGACTTCGTCAACAAGTTCCTGCCTCGAGAGCTGTCCATCCTGCGGGGAGTACGGCACCCGCACATAGTACACGTCTTCGAGTTTATCGAAGTGTGCAACGGGAAGCTGTACATCGTGATGGAGGCAGCAGCCACCGACCTGCTGCAGGCAGTGCAGCGCAACGGGCGCATTCCGGGGTCGCAGGCGCGCGAACTCTTCTCGCAGATCGCGGGCGCCGTGCGCTACCTGCACGACCACCACCTGGTGCATCGCGACCTCAAGTGCGAAAACGTGCTGCTAAGCCCTGACGAGCGCCGCGTCAAGCTCACGGATTTCGGTTTCGGCCGTCAGGCGCACGGTTACCCAGACCTGAGCACCACCTACTGCGGCTCGGCCGCGTATGCGTCACCTGAGGTGCTCCTGGGCATCCCCTACGACCCCAAGAAATACGACGTGTGGAGCCTGGGCGTTGTGCTCTACGTCATGGTCACCGGGTGCATGCCCTTCGACGACTCGGACATTGCTGGCCTACCCCGGCGCCAGAAGCGCGGCGTGCTCTACCCTGACGGCCTCGAACTGTCGGAGCGATGCAAGTCCTTGATCGCCGAGCTGTTACAGTTCAGCCCGTCCGCCCGGCCCTCGGCGGGCCAGGTGGCGCGCAATGGCTGGCTGCGGGCCGGGGACTCCGGCTAG
- the Ndufa13 gene encoding NADH dehydrogenase [ubiquinone] 1 alpha subcomplex subunit 13 translates to MAASKVKQDMPPPGGYGPIDYKRNLPRRGVSGYSMFAVGIGALIFGYWKMMKWNQERRRLLIEDLEARIALMPLFQAEKDRRILQILRENLEEEAIIMKDVPDWKVGESVFHSTRWVPPLIGEMYAMRTKEELNNANFGFTWYT, encoded by the exons ATGGCGGCGTCGAAGGTGAAGCAGGACATGCCCCCGCCAGGGGGCTACGGCCCCATCGACTACAAGCGGAACCTGCCCCGCCGGGGAGTGTCGG GGTACAGCATGTTCGCTGTGGGCATCGGGGCCTTGATCTTTGGCTACTGGAAAATGATGAAGTGGAACCAAGAGCGCAG GCGCCTGCTGATTGAGGACTTGGAGGCCAGGATTGCCCTCATGCCACTCTTCCAGGCAGAGAAGGACCGCAG GATCCTGCAGATTCTTCGGGAGAATCTGGAGGAGGAGGCCATCATCATGAAAGACGTGCCCGACTGGAAGGTGGGGGAGTCTGTGTTCCACAGCACGCGATGGGTACCGCCCCTCATTGGCGAGATGTACGCGATGCGCACCAAAGAGGAGTTGAACAACGCCAACTTCGGCTTCACCTGGTACACTTAG
- the Yjefn3 gene encoding yjeF N-terminal domain-containing protein 3, with amino-acid sequence MSSSEHNTGPAQLPEERRFLSTSEAAALERELLDEYRFGRQQLVELCGHASAVAVTKAFPLPSLSRKQRTVLVVCGPEQNGAVGLACARHLRVFEYQPSIFCPVRSADALHRDLTTQCEKMDIPFLSFLPAEVRLIDDAYGLVVDAVLGPGVRLAEAGGPCARALATLKRLSIPLVSLDVPSGWDAEAGGDEKDAVQPDVLVSFAAPKSCAGHFSGRHHFVAGRFVPDDVRRKFGLHLPKYTGTDCVASL; translated from the exons ATGAGCAGCAGTGAGCACAACACTGGCCCTGCCCAGTTGCCGGAGGAGAGGCGCTTTCTCAG CACCTCGGAGGCGGCCGCCCTGGAGCGGGAGCTACTGGACGAGTACCGCTTCGGGCGGCAGCAGCTAGTGGAACTATGTGGGCACGCCAGTGCGGTGGCTGTGACCAAG GCGTTCCCTCTACCCTCGCTGTCGCGGAAACAGAGGACAGTGTTGGTCGTATGCGGCCCGGAGCAGAATGGCGCCGTGGGGCTGGCGTGTGCCCGGCACCTGCGGGTGTTC GAATACCAGCCCAGCATCTTCTGCCCCGTGCGTTCGGCTGACGCGCTCCACCGTGACCTGACCACACAGTGCGAGAAGATGGACATCCCCTTCCTGTCCTTCCTGCCCGCCGAG GTGCGGCTCATCGACGATGCGTACGGGTTGGTGGTGGACGCCGTGCTGGGGCCAGGAGTGCGGCTGGCGGAGGCAGGCGGGCCTTGCGCGCGCGCGCTGGCCACGCTGAAGCGACTCTCCATCCCGCTTGTGAGCCTGGACGTCCCATCAG GCTGGGATGCGGAGGCTGGCGGCGATGAGAAGGACGCGGTGCAGCCCGATGTGCTGGTGTCCTTTGCGGCGCCCAAGAGCTGCGCCGGTCACTTCTCCGGACGTCACCACTTTGTAGCCGGCAGGTTCGTGCCTGACGACGTGCGCCGAAAGTTTGGCCTGCACCTGCCAAAATATACTGGCACTGACTGCGTGGCCTCACTGTGA